In one Thermaerobacter sp. PB12/4term genomic region, the following are encoded:
- the rlmD gene encoding 23S rRNA (uracil(1939)-C(5))-methyltransferase RlmD: protein MSPASPQAAPSPAPLQVGQVVELEPHALAAGGDAVARYGGMAVFVPWVAPGDRIRARVTEVKPRYARAAAEAVLAPGPDRVSPTCPLFARCGGCRLQHLSYPAQLAWKRRLVVDALERVGRLEAPPVAETLGMDPPWFYRNKAALPVRRLPGGRVAMGFFAPGTHTVVDLEEHGCAIQHPVINQVAAALRRWLEEDPDGRATSTYDEERHQGLLRHLVVRVGLRTGEALAGLVINGDGLPGEERLARHLQEQVPALAGVVKNLNRRRGNAILGPETVPIAGRPWIVDRLGGLEFRISLESFYQVNPVQAERLYQVALDYALAGREAGSAAMGSNPGAAVAERDTAAGRPARDAGATGARRDPGTGDAGTAAGGRPFWLVDAYAGIGTLALLAAARLAAGTAGRGVAGSGYRVTAIEVVPEATADARVNAERNGLQGVEFINGAVEDVLPRLAAESQGGAGGGDGAAARGGRPDGILLDPPRKGCEPAALAACLELAPPRIVYVSCNPVTLARDLAVLCDTGSPAAPAVHGSGRRRGRRARYRLEAVQPVDMFPHTAHVECAALLVLEEG from the coding sequence GTGTCCCCCGCGTCCCCCCAGGCCGCCCCATCCCCCGCGCCCCTTCAGGTGGGCCAGGTGGTCGAGCTGGAACCCCATGCCCTGGCGGCCGGCGGGGACGCGGTGGCCCGCTACGGCGGCATGGCCGTGTTCGTCCCCTGGGTCGCCCCGGGGGACCGGATCCGCGCCCGGGTGACCGAGGTGAAGCCCCGCTACGCCCGGGCGGCGGCGGAGGCCGTACTGGCGCCGGGGCCGGACCGGGTAAGCCCCACCTGTCCTCTCTTTGCCCGCTGCGGCGGTTGCCGGCTGCAGCACCTGTCGTACCCGGCCCAGCTGGCCTGGAAGCGCCGCCTGGTGGTCGACGCCCTGGAGCGGGTGGGGCGGCTGGAGGCGCCGCCGGTGGCTGAGACCCTGGGTATGGACCCGCCCTGGTTCTACCGCAACAAGGCCGCCCTGCCCGTCCGCCGGCTGCCCGGCGGGCGCGTGGCCATGGGCTTCTTCGCCCCCGGCACCCACACCGTCGTCGACCTGGAAGAACACGGCTGCGCCATCCAGCACCCGGTGATCAACCAGGTGGCGGCCGCCCTGCGCCGCTGGCTGGAGGAAGACCCGGACGGCCGGGCGACGAGCACCTATGACGAGGAGCGGCACCAGGGACTGTTGCGGCATCTGGTGGTGCGGGTGGGGCTGCGGACGGGCGAGGCGCTGGCCGGGCTGGTGATCAACGGCGACGGCCTGCCGGGGGAAGAGCGGCTGGCCCGGCACCTGCAAGAGCAGGTGCCGGCCCTGGCGGGTGTGGTGAAGAACCTGAACCGGCGCCGCGGCAATGCGATCCTCGGACCGGAGACGGTGCCCATCGCCGGCCGGCCGTGGATCGTCGACCGCCTGGGCGGGCTGGAGTTCCGCATCTCCCTGGAGTCCTTCTACCAGGTCAACCCCGTCCAGGCCGAGCGGCTCTACCAGGTGGCCCTGGACTACGCCCTGGCGGGCCGGGAGGCCGGGTCCGCCGCCATGGGTTCGAACCCGGGGGCGGCGGTGGCCGAACGGGATACCGCGGCCGGCCGGCCGGCCCGGGACGCCGGGGCCACCGGGGCGAGGCGGGACCCCGGGACGGGGGACGCCGGGACTGCGGCAGGCGGCCGTCCTTTCTGGCTGGTCGATGCCTACGCCGGGATCGGCACCCTGGCGCTGCTGGCGGCGGCCCGGCTGGCCGCCGGCACCGCCGGCCGGGGGGTGGCCGGCTCCGGCTACCGGGTGACGGCCATCGAGGTGGTGCCCGAGGCCACGGCCGACGCCCGCGTCAACGCCGAACGCAACGGCCTGCAGGGCGTGGAGTTCATCAACGGCGCGGTGGAGGACGTCCTGCCCCGCCTGGCCGCGGAGAGCCAGGGCGGCGCCGGAGGCGGGGACGGGGCCGCGGCCCGCGGCGGCCGGCCCGACGGGATCCTCCTCGATCCGCCGCGCAAGGGCTGCGAGCCCGCGGCGCTTGCGGCGTGCCTCGAGCTGGCGCCTCCCCGGATCGTCTACGTTTCCTGCAATCCCGTCACCCTGGCCCGGGACCTGGCCGTGCTCTGCGACACGGGCTCGCCGGCGGCGCCCGCCGTCCATGGCAGCGGCCGGCGGCGGGGGCGGCGGGCCCGCTACCGCCTCGAGGCCGTCCAGCCGGTGGACATGTTCCCCCATACCGCCCACGTGGAGTGTGCCGCACTGCTGGTCCTGGAGGAAGGGTGA
- a CDS encoding alkaline phosphatase family protein yields MKAASAFEVIAARGWNLLNEGKSFYPIFNLGLLAVLVAADPAWRRGALAGGGAGLALALLASLPLVLAYIRWDFPLHLRWFLWPPLLAFGLLFGWPPAAAVGLSAGLYFFFTVIVWGTIYYHLRTGTTLWNFLRFWKLVLKNADSTSGNAQEQLPKSFLTLAVWHHLLARPGTASAAAAGRMEDLLPVFLFALAVAAYGAVVHRLGFNWRPAEYPDYAPVPPPLPQPSQRVVVIVIDGCRKDKLERAETPFLDWLAARGTRFDRMETVYPARTVVCFSSMFTGTYPREHGITSNLVLRLGVRDESAFDVLARYGRKGVLLGIAHLIDAFGDHVRAITSVQNGDEVDGNIMAAAREILQRDDPDLLVVQLIATDQTGHARGVHYPEYLQRIREADAHIEAFFAWMHRHGYTRDTTFLICADHGQGDGIGGHGHLGEGERWVPFFLVGRNVARGRRSDQAHSIVSVAGTLTHLLGLPLPARARGPVLEEALDPGAPDLAPDLDRYFAAEGRAVL; encoded by the coding sequence GTGAAAGCGGCATCGGCCTTTGAGGTCATCGCAGCCCGCGGCTGGAACCTGCTCAACGAGGGCAAGAGCTTCTACCCGATCTTCAACCTGGGCCTGCTGGCGGTTCTGGTGGCGGCCGACCCGGCCTGGCGCCGGGGCGCCCTGGCAGGGGGCGGGGCGGGCCTGGCCCTGGCCCTGCTGGCCAGCCTGCCCCTGGTGCTGGCCTACATCCGCTGGGATTTCCCCCTGCACCTGCGCTGGTTCCTCTGGCCGCCGCTGCTGGCTTTCGGCCTGCTCTTCGGCTGGCCGCCGGCCGCCGCGGTGGGCCTGTCGGCCGGGCTGTACTTCTTCTTCACCGTCATCGTCTGGGGAACGATCTACTACCACCTGCGCACCGGCACGACCCTTTGGAACTTCCTCCGCTTCTGGAAGCTCGTCCTCAAGAACGCCGATTCCACCAGCGGCAACGCCCAGGAACAGCTGCCCAAGTCCTTCCTCACCCTGGCGGTGTGGCACCACCTGCTGGCAAGACCGGGTACCGCCTCCGCCGCCGCGGCGGGGCGCATGGAGGACCTCCTGCCCGTGTTCCTCTTCGCCCTGGCGGTGGCGGCCTACGGGGCGGTGGTCCACCGCCTCGGGTTCAACTGGCGGCCGGCCGAGTACCCGGACTACGCCCCGGTGCCCCCGCCGCTGCCCCAGCCGTCGCAGCGGGTGGTGGTCATCGTCATCGACGGGTGCCGCAAGGACAAGCTGGAGCGGGCCGAGACCCCCTTCCTGGACTGGCTGGCGGCCCGGGGGACCCGGTTCGACCGGATGGAGACGGTCTATCCTGCCCGGACGGTGGTCTGCTTCAGCTCGATGTTCACGGGCACCTACCCCAGGGAGCACGGCATCACCAGCAACCTGGTGCTGCGCCTGGGCGTACGGGACGAGAGCGCCTTCGACGTGCTGGCGCGCTACGGCCGCAAGGGCGTCCTGCTGGGGATCGCCCACCTGATCGACGCCTTCGGCGACCACGTGCGGGCCATCACCAGCGTGCAGAACGGCGACGAGGTGGACGGCAACATCATGGCCGCGGCCCGGGAGATCCTCCAGCGGGACGACCCGGACCTGCTCGTCGTCCAGCTGATCGCCACCGACCAGACCGGCCATGCCCGGGGTGTCCACTACCCGGAATACCTCCAGCGCATCCGCGAGGCCGACGCCCACATCGAGGCCTTCTTCGCCTGGATGCACCGCCACGGCTACACCCGGGACACCACCTTCCTGATCTGCGCCGACCACGGCCAGGGGGACGGCATCGGCGGCCACGGCCACCTGGGCGAGGGGGAGCGGTGGGTGCCCTTCTTCCTGGTGGGGCGGAACGTGGCCCGCGGCCGGCGCAGCGACCAGGCCCACAGCATCGTGTCGGTGGCCGGGACGCTGACGCACCTGCTGGGCCTCCCCCTGCCTGCCCGGGCCCGGGGGCCCGTGCTGGAGGAGGCGCTGGATCCCGGTGCCCCCGACCTGGCCCCGGACCTCGACCGCTACTTCGCTGCCGAGGGGAGGGCCGTCCTGTGA
- a CDS encoding iron ABC transporter substrate-binding protein: MRPLQTVVEQAPAASRRPAPAGNGWSPAAAPGGGPDGEPVASPRARRARGTAGHRGPGASGWRRYLAAGHRLLGPVLLLALAGFVLAGCGPLGGGGNQQLVIYSSRTQSLVHPLLEQFAKETGIDIRVRYGSTAELVNTLLEERDRTEADVLYLSDAGGWGPLREAGLLAQLPQDVLEKVDPRFRSPDGQWVGVSGRSKVIVYNKDRIDPTRDLPDSVMDLTDPKWKGRVGWAPTHGEWQILVTAIRLTRGEEAARQWLEGMKANEPREYPNLISIVRAVADGEIDIGVANHYYVPRLMEELGPGFAARNHFLKNGDPGAVIDVTGAAIVRSTAQKEAAEGFVRFLLSEEAQRYFTQQTEEYPMIAGVPLPEGVPPMEELDPPAIDQSDLGQIRETVNLLRDTGVLP; this comes from the coding sequence ATGAGGCCCTTGCAGACCGTGGTCGAACAGGCGCCGGCCGCCTCCCGGCGGCCGGCGCCAGCGGGCAACGGCTGGAGTCCCGCCGCCGCACCCGGGGGCGGCCCGGACGGCGAACCCGTCGCTTCACCGCGGGCCCGGCGGGCCCGGGGAACCGCCGGTCACCGGGGTCCCGGGGCCTCGGGCTGGCGCCGCTACCTGGCGGCCGGGCACCGGCTCCTGGGGCCGGTGCTCCTCCTGGCGCTGGCCGGATTCGTTCTGGCGGGGTGCGGCCCGCTGGGCGGCGGCGGCAACCAGCAGCTGGTGATCTACTCCAGCCGGACCCAGAGCCTGGTCCACCCGCTGCTGGAGCAGTTCGCGAAAGAAACCGGCATCGACATCCGGGTGCGTTACGGCAGCACGGCCGAGCTGGTCAACACCCTGCTGGAAGAGAGGGACCGCACCGAGGCCGATGTCCTGTACCTGTCCGACGCCGGCGGCTGGGGCCCCCTGCGGGAGGCCGGCTTGCTGGCCCAGCTGCCCCAGGACGTTCTGGAGAAGGTCGACCCGCGGTTCCGCTCGCCGGACGGGCAGTGGGTGGGGGTGTCGGGCCGATCCAAGGTCATCGTCTACAACAAGGACCGCATCGATCCCACCCGTGACCTGCCCGATTCGGTCATGGACCTGACCGACCCCAAGTGGAAGGGCCGCGTCGGCTGGGCACCGACCCATGGGGAATGGCAGATCCTGGTCACCGCCATCCGGCTGACCCGGGGGGAAGAGGCGGCCCGGCAGTGGCTGGAGGGCATGAAGGCCAATGAGCCCAGGGAGTACCCCAACCTGATCAGCATCGTCCGGGCGGTGGCCGACGGCGAGATCGACATCGGTGTGGCCAACCACTACTACGTGCCGCGCCTCATGGAGGAGCTGGGCCCCGGCTTCGCCGCCCGCAACCACTTCCTCAAGAACGGCGATCCCGGCGCGGTGATCGACGTGACCGGGGCGGCCATCGTGCGTTCGACCGCCCAGAAGGAAGCGGCGGAGGGGTTCGTCCGGTTCCTGCTGAGCGAGGAGGCCCAGCGCTATTTCACCCAGCAGACCGAGGAGTACCCGATGATCGCCGGCGTCCCGCTCCCCGAGGGCGTGCCGCCCATGGAGGAGCTGGACCCGCCGGCCATCGACCAGAGCGACCTGGGCCAGATCCGGGAGACGGTCAACCTGCTGCGGGATACGGGCGTGCTGCCCTGA
- a CDS encoding glycosyltransferase family 2 protein: MRERVHPPGRTGWAARLAAAGNRAGDAAARPGGGPAAVRGRRAARERRAARGRGHRSPGGAGVAGLTSGRRLVVVFLPAYNEAAAIGQVIRRIPRPAWPGWDTLVLVLDDGSTDGTAQVARAAGADLVVRHPRNRGLGYTVRQALRLAYRLGAGAAVMIDADGEYPPEAIPDVLAPIMAGRADYVLGSRFRGRIRGMRWYRRLGNYAFTLLQALILRRWISDGQTGLRAFSRPALRRCRIVHDYNYAQVMNLNLLRQGFRLAEVPIHYQFRSTGQSFVRFRDYARRVLPAMVRELRLPVEPALRRAYEPGLPVEPVPGRVRELDPPVEPARGQGVVAGQGTAAPELVRPAGRTG, translated from the coding sequence GTGAGGGAACGGGTTCATCCCCCGGGACGAACCGGCTGGGCCGCCCGGCTCGCGGCCGCCGGCAACCGGGCGGGGGATGCCGCTGCCCGGCCGGGAGGCGGGCCGGCAGCGGTCCGCGGCCGGCGCGCAGCCCGGGAGCGGCGCGCGGCCCGGGGGCGTGGCCACCGGTCCCCAGGCGGGGCCGGGGTGGCCGGCCTGACCTCCGGGCGGCGGCTGGTGGTGGTGTTCCTGCCGGCCTACAACGAGGCGGCTGCCATCGGCCAGGTGATCCGCCGGATCCCGCGGCCCGCCTGGCCGGGATGGGACACCCTGGTCCTGGTGCTGGACGACGGCTCGACCGACGGCACGGCCCAGGTGGCCCGGGCCGCCGGGGCGGACCTGGTGGTGCGGCACCCCCGCAACCGCGGCCTGGGCTACACCGTGCGGCAGGCCCTGCGCCTGGCCTACCGCCTGGGCGCCGGGGCGGCGGTGATGATCGACGCCGACGGCGAGTACCCGCCCGAGGCCATTCCGGACGTACTGGCGCCCATCATGGCAGGCCGGGCCGATTACGTGCTGGGCTCCCGCTTTCGCGGGCGCATCCGGGGCATGCGCTGGTACCGGCGGCTGGGCAACTACGCCTTCACCCTGCTGCAGGCCCTGATCCTGCGCCGGTGGATCAGCGACGGCCAGACGGGGCTGCGGGCGTTCAGCCGGCCCGCGCTCCGCCGCTGCCGGATCGTCCACGACTACAACTACGCCCAGGTGATGAATCTCAACCTTCTGCGCCAGGGGTTCCGCCTGGCCGAGGTGCCCATCCACTACCAGTTCCGGTCCACGGGCCAGTCCTTCGTCCGCTTCCGCGACTACGCCCGCCGGGTGCTCCCCGCCATGGTGCGGGAGCTGCGCCTGCCGGTCGAGCCGGCGCTGCGACGGGCCTATGAGCCCGGCCTGCCGGTGGAACCGGTGCCAGGGCGGGTGCGGGAGCTGGACCCGCCGGTGGAACCGGCACGGGGCCAGGGGGTGGTGGCTGGACAGGGTACGGCGGCCCCGGAGCTGGTCCGGCCCGCGGGCCGCACGGGGTGA
- a CDS encoding amidase has product MEELVRSMAEELLGRGAVEDEVIRETAARLEGLVARLRAFGEEVLGETLPAIAFDPGHPAYHAAPGLPVAALERLGTAGGTGYGAARPAAPPSGTEGAGTGSSREAAGGDRERSTRAAGSWAAPGRRAMAGGPLAGVSAGELVEAFRRGRLGVEEVTRAVLEQVETLDRDLRAFVTVTAEQALATARRRDEELARWRRGGGGAGEGAGGPGALFGVPVALKDLIDLAGVPTTAGSRVRAGHVARESATVVRRLEAAGAVIVGKTATHEFAFGATTDTPFHGPVHNPWNLEHSAGGSSGGSGAVVGAGLLPVALGTDTGGSIRIPAAACGTVGLKPTYGRVSRHGTVPLSWSLDHTGPLAGTVADAARVLEVLAGPDPLDPATVPATAQGLVEAAASGAAGDLGGVRVGVLAAWARDRIHPEVEQAFAAALRHLQAMGAELVEIGGTGPGEADFPAAGVLTLVNRLLALAEGGAYHAATLARQGGDYSREVRIRFELGQFLLARDYLLAQRLRTELARRAAAVMARCHVLVAPTLPIPAPRLGQATWQPEGAGAEPVPEALIRLTAPFNVTGQPVLSVPVAIGPSGLPLAIQIVGRAFDEATVLWVGAALERARGPLRG; this is encoded by the coding sequence TTGGAAGAGCTGGTCCGTTCCATGGCTGAAGAGCTCCTGGGCCGCGGCGCGGTGGAGGACGAGGTGATCCGGGAGACGGCCGCCCGCCTGGAGGGGCTCGTCGCCCGCCTGCGGGCCTTCGGCGAGGAGGTGCTGGGCGAGACGCTGCCCGCCATCGCCTTCGACCCCGGCCACCCCGCCTACCACGCCGCCCCCGGCCTGCCGGTGGCAGCCCTCGAACGCCTGGGCACGGCGGGCGGGACGGGCTACGGGGCGGCCCGCCCTGCGGCTCCGCCTTCCGGGACGGAAGGCGCCGGGACCGGGTCCAGCCGCGAGGCGGCGGGCGGGGACCGGGAACGTTCCACCCGGGCCGCCGGGTCCTGGGCGGCCCCCGGCCGGCGGGCCATGGCCGGCGGGCCGCTGGCCGGAGTGAGCGCGGGGGAACTGGTCGAAGCCTTCCGCCGCGGCCGGCTGGGGGTCGAGGAGGTCACCCGGGCCGTTCTCGAGCAGGTGGAAACCCTGGACCGGGACCTTCGCGCTTTCGTCACCGTGACGGCCGAACAGGCCCTGGCCACGGCCCGCCGCCGGGATGAGGAGCTGGCCCGCTGGCGGCGCGGCGGGGGCGGGGCAGGGGAGGGTGCCGGCGGGCCAGGTGCCCTGTTCGGGGTGCCCGTGGCCCTGAAGGACCTCATCGACCTGGCCGGCGTGCCCACCACGGCCGGCTCCCGGGTGCGGGCCGGCCACGTGGCCCGGGAGAGCGCCACGGTGGTCCGGCGGCTGGAGGCGGCGGGGGCCGTGATCGTGGGCAAGACGGCCACCCACGAGTTCGCCTTCGGCGCCACCACCGACACGCCCTTCCACGGCCCTGTGCACAACCCGTGGAACCTCGAGCACTCGGCGGGGGGTTCCAGCGGCGGCTCCGGTGCGGTGGTGGGGGCGGGCCTGTTGCCCGTGGCCCTGGGCACCGACACCGGCGGCTCCATCCGGATTCCCGCCGCCGCCTGCGGCACCGTGGGACTCAAGCCCACCTACGGCCGGGTAAGCCGGCACGGCACCGTGCCTCTCAGCTGGTCCCTGGACCATACCGGGCCCCTGGCGGGCACCGTGGCCGACGCCGCCCGGGTGCTGGAGGTCCTGGCCGGACCCGATCCCCTGGATCCGGCCACCGTGCCCGCCACCGCCCAGGGCCTGGTCGAGGCCGCGGCATCGGGGGCCGCCGGGGACCTGGGGGGCGTGCGGGTGGGGGTGCTGGCCGCCTGGGCCCGCGACCGGATCCACCCGGAGGTCGAGCAGGCCTTCGCCGCCGCCCTCCGGCACCTGCAGGCCATGGGGGCCGAGCTGGTGGAGATCGGAGGAACGGGTCCCGGCGAAGCCGACTTTCCCGCCGCCGGGGTACTGACCCTGGTGAACCGCCTGCTGGCCCTGGCCGAGGGGGGCGCCTACCATGCGGCCACCCTGGCGCGGCAGGGCGGGGACTACAGCCGGGAGGTGCGGATCCGGTTCGAGCTGGGCCAGTTCCTCCTGGCCCGGGACTACCTGCTGGCCCAGCGGCTGCGGACCGAGCTGGCCCGCCGGGCGGCGGCGGTGATGGCGCGCTGCCATGTGCTGGTGGCGCCCACCCTGCCCATCCCGGCGCCGCGGCTGGGGCAGGCCACGTGGCAGCCCGAGGGTGCCGGCGCCGAGCCGGTGCCCGAGGCGCTGATCCGGCTGACGGCGCCCTTCAACGTCACCGGCCAGCCGGTGCTGTCGGTGCCGGTGGCCATCGGCCCCAGCGGGCTGCCCCTGGCCATCCAGATCGTGGGTCGGGCCTTCGACGAGGCCACGGTCCTGTGGGTCGGCGCGGCCCTGGAACGGGCCCGGGGCCCCCTGCGGGGGTGA
- a CDS encoding iron ABC transporter permease, whose product MAEAWSPVRTPVAVPQPARRPGPGPRAGSLEAARRKAGGPGRGPQPPLALVVPAALVAAAMLLPVAYLFIRTAGAWDRVAELLFRPATWAIAGRSLGLVAAVTATGVILAVPLAWLVVRTDLPGRRFWAVATVLPLAIPSYVGSFLYVVAAGPHGLLQRLLAPLGVQRLPDLHGFWGAYLVMTLFTYPYILLPVRAALARLDPALEEAALSLGRNRGATFRSVILPQLRPAILSGARLVALYTLAEFGAVTTLRYETFTWAIYVQYQAAFDRAAAGGLALVLVAAALAILGLDALLRERWRYHRDTPGTPRPPAPVPLGPWRWPALAFCAAVVLLGLGVPLGVLAYWVVRGVLEGSWWELLGPATFNSLAVAALAAAGTVAAALPVAALGARFPGFLSGLVERASYVGFAIPGIVIALAMVFFGVRFLGPLYQTVALLVAAYVIVFLPTALGPLRASWLQVDPKLEEVARTLGRRPWQVLAQVTLPLVRPGLLAGAGMVFLVTLKELPLTLILSPAGFGTLATSVWNSITEGFFGQAAVKSLLLVAASAASVMLILRREGEWQA is encoded by the coding sequence GTGGCAGAGGCCTGGTCCCCCGTGCGGACCCCGGTGGCAGTCCCCCAGCCGGCGAGAAGGCCCGGCCCGGGCCCCCGGGCAGGTTCCCTGGAGGCCGCCCGCCGCAAGGCGGGAGGGCCGGGTCGCGGCCCCCAGCCGCCGCTGGCCCTGGTGGTGCCGGCAGCCCTGGTGGCCGCGGCGATGCTGCTGCCGGTGGCTTACCTGTTCATCCGCACGGCGGGAGCCTGGGACCGGGTGGCCGAGTTGCTCTTCCGGCCTGCCACCTGGGCCATCGCCGGCCGCTCCCTGGGGCTGGTGGCGGCGGTGACCGCCACGGGCGTGATCCTGGCGGTGCCCCTGGCCTGGCTGGTGGTGCGGACCGACCTCCCCGGGCGGCGCTTCTGGGCGGTGGCCACGGTGCTGCCCCTGGCCATCCCGAGCTACGTGGGCAGCTTCCTCTACGTGGTCGCCGCGGGGCCCCACGGGCTCCTCCAGCGCCTGCTGGCGCCCCTGGGCGTCCAGCGGCTGCCGGACCTGCACGGCTTCTGGGGCGCCTACCTGGTCATGACCCTTTTCACTTATCCTTACATTTTGTTGCCGGTGCGGGCCGCCCTGGCGCGCCTCGACCCGGCGCTGGAAGAAGCGGCGCTCAGCCTCGGCCGCAACCGCGGCGCCACCTTCCGGAGCGTCATCCTGCCCCAGTTGCGCCCGGCCATCCTCTCCGGGGCGCGGCTGGTGGCCCTGTACACCCTGGCCGAGTTCGGCGCCGTGACCACCTTGCGCTATGAGACCTTCACCTGGGCGATCTACGTCCAGTACCAGGCCGCCTTCGACCGGGCGGCGGCGGGGGGCCTGGCCCTGGTGCTGGTGGCGGCGGCCCTGGCCATTCTGGGACTGGACGCCCTGCTGCGGGAGCGGTGGCGGTACCACCGGGACACCCCCGGCACGCCGCGGCCACCGGCGCCGGTTCCGCTGGGCCCGTGGCGCTGGCCCGCCCTGGCCTTCTGCGCCGCCGTAGTCCTGCTGGGGCTGGGCGTCCCCCTGGGCGTGCTGGCCTACTGGGTGGTGCGCGGCGTGCTGGAGGGAAGCTGGTGGGAGCTACTCGGGCCGGCCACTTTCAACTCCCTGGCCGTCGCCGCCCTGGCCGCCGCCGGAACGGTGGCCGCCGCCCTGCCCGTAGCGGCCCTGGGGGCCCGGTTCCCCGGTTTCCTGAGCGGCCTGGTGGAGCGGGCCAGTTACGTGGGCTTCGCCATCCCCGGGATCGTCATTGCCCTGGCCATGGTCTTCTTCGGGGTGCGGTTCCTGGGCCCGCTGTACCAGACGGTGGCCTTGCTGGTGGCCGCTTACGTGATCGTCTTCTTGCCGACGGCCCTGGGCCCCTTGCGGGCGTCCTGGCTGCAGGTGGATCCCAAGCTGGAGGAAGTGGCCCGCACCCTGGGCCGGCGGCCGTGGCAGGTCCTGGCCCAGGTGACCCTGCCTCTGGTGCGGCCGGGCCTGCTGGCCGGGGCCGGGATGGTGTTTCTGGTGACGCTGAAGGAGCTGCCCTTGACCTTGATTCTGAGCCCGGCGGGGTTCGGCACCCTGGCCACCTCGGTCTGGAACTCCATCACCGAGGGCTTCTTCGGCCAGGCGGCGGTGAAGTCGCTGCTGCTGGTGGCGGCGTCGGCCGCCTCGGTCATGCTGATCCTCCGCCGGGAGGGGGAGTGGCAGGCGTGA
- the hemQ gene encoding hydrogen peroxide-dependent heme synthase has protein sequence MHPGGTETSHHSANPQSTHNAPPFTLEGWFILHDFRRLDWRRWKGLDPARRAQIAREAAAFLRHVEAAGDTGEGASALYRVVGHKADLLWLHFRPALADLGELEAALARTALGDYLEPVYSYVSVTELSFYRSGPGGPERDVRQEPFVRARLYPAIPPARHACFYPMNKKRAGADNWYTLPFEERGRLMHSHGLIGRKYAGRVTQIISGSVGLDDWEWGVTLFADDPVDFKRVVYEMRFDEASARYGEFGPFYVGVRLEPGELVRFLCPETAAGAAGAQAAGGSGR, from the coding sequence ATGCACCCCGGTGGAACCGAAACCAGCCATCACTCCGCAAACCCCCAGTCGACCCACAATGCACCGCCCTTCACCCTGGAGGGCTGGTTCATCCTGCACGATTTCCGGCGGCTCGACTGGCGCCGCTGGAAGGGGCTCGACCCCGCCCGGCGGGCCCAGATTGCCCGCGAGGCGGCCGCGTTCCTCCGCCACGTGGAGGCCGCGGGGGACACGGGCGAGGGGGCCAGCGCCCTCTATCGCGTGGTGGGCCACAAGGCGGATCTGCTGTGGCTCCACTTCCGCCCGGCCCTGGCCGACCTGGGCGAGCTGGAGGCGGCCTTGGCCCGGACGGCCCTGGGCGACTATCTGGAGCCGGTGTACTCCTACGTCTCGGTGACGGAGCTGAGCTTTTACCGGTCCGGACCGGGCGGTCCCGAGCGGGACGTGCGCCAGGAGCCCTTCGTCCGCGCTCGCCTGTACCCCGCCATCCCGCCGGCCCGGCACGCCTGCTTCTATCCGATGAACAAGAAGCGGGCCGGCGCCGACAACTGGTACACCCTGCCCTTTGAAGAACGCGGCCGCCTGATGCACAGCCACGGGCTCATCGGCCGCAAGTATGCGGGCCGGGTCACCCAGATCATCAGCGGGTCCGTGGGGCTGGACGACTGGGAGTGGGGTGTCACCCTCTTCGCCGACGACCCCGTGGACTTCAAGCGGGTGGTCTACGAGATGCGCTTCGACGAGGCCAGCGCCCGCTACGGCGAGTTCGGCCCCTTCTACGTGGGAGTTCGCCTGGAGCCCGGCGAGCTGGTGCGGTTCCTCTGCCCCGAGACGGCGGCCGGGGCGGCGGGGGCCCAGGCGGCTGGCGGCTCCGGGCGCTGA